The following proteins come from a genomic window of Polaribacter dokdonensis:
- a CDS encoding AMP-dependent synthetase/ligase, translating to MPDAITRIFDFAYYQLENEPLENCLNFKNNGNWNSISTKTFTQKANEVSSSLLSLGIKPNDKIAVITENNNPNWHILDIGILQIGAQNVPLYATLSENDYAYILNHSDSKYCFVSSQELYKKVKTVLNKTQLKNVFSLEELNTDYDWNSFLSLGKKTDNSNKIEALKAKIKPEDLATIIYTSGTTGTPKGVMLTHKNIVFTVFAITKRLNLQRGNNKIISYLPICHIFERSAFYYNLYMSVQVYFAENIEQIGETIKDVKPDYLAVVPRLLEKIYDKIVDKGSNLSGLKKRLFFWALELGENYEPYNLNGSFYNFKLSIARKLIFKKWKEALGNNLQFMISGSAPLQPKLIRVFTAAGIPIYEGYGMTESSPAGTLNDERNNGLKIGSVGKPLEGIAIKIANDGEILMKGDHIMLGYFKNKELTDKTIIKNYLHTGDIGEIDKNGFLSITGRKKEMFKTSGGKYIAPAVLESEFKQSRFIEQIMVVGENQKMPAAIIQLNFEFLKEWANRHQYKIDEFHSNEKVTARIQKEIDFYNNKFGKWEKIKRFELTPDEWTIDDGLLTPTLKIKRNNIRDKYNNLYEKIYN from the coding sequence ATGCCTGATGCTATTACTCGTATTTTCGACTTTGCCTATTATCAACTAGAAAATGAACCTTTAGAAAATTGCCTAAATTTTAAAAATAATGGCAATTGGAATTCTATTTCTACAAAAACATTTACTCAAAAAGCAAACGAAGTAAGTAGTTCTTTACTTTCTCTAGGTATAAAACCTAATGATAAAATTGCTGTAATTACCGAAAACAATAATCCTAATTGGCATATTTTAGACATTGGTATTTTGCAAATAGGTGCCCAAAATGTTCCTTTGTATGCAACACTTTCTGAAAATGATTATGCCTATATTCTTAATCACTCAGACTCAAAATATTGTTTTGTTTCCAGTCAAGAATTATATAAGAAAGTAAAAACAGTCTTAAATAAAACTCAACTTAAAAATGTTTTTTCTTTAGAAGAATTAAATACTGATTACGATTGGAATTCCTTTTTATCCTTAGGTAAAAAAACAGATAATTCCAATAAAATCGAAGCACTAAAAGCTAAAATAAAACCAGAAGATTTAGCAACTATAATTTATACTTCTGGCACCACAGGTACTCCAAAAGGTGTAATGTTAACTCATAAAAATATCGTTTTTACAGTTTTTGCAATTACCAAAAGACTTAATTTACAAAGAGGTAATAATAAAATTATTAGCTACTTACCTATTTGCCATATTTTTGAAAGATCTGCTTTTTACTACAATTTATACATGAGTGTTCAAGTTTATTTTGCAGAAAACATAGAACAAATTGGCGAAACTATAAAAGACGTAAAACCAGATTATTTAGCAGTAGTTCCTAGACTTTTAGAAAAGATTTATGATAAAATTGTTGATAAAGGCAGCAATCTTTCTGGTTTAAAAAAACGATTATTCTTTTGGGCTTTAGAACTAGGTGAAAATTATGAACCTTATAATTTAAATGGCTCTTTTTACAATTTTAAACTATCTATTGCTCGAAAATTAATTTTTAAGAAATGGAAAGAAGCTCTAGGTAATAATTTACAGTTTATGATTTCTGGAAGTGCACCTCTACAACCAAAATTAATTCGAGTTTTTACAGCTGCAGGTATACCTATTTATGAAGGGTATGGAATGACAGAATCATCTCCAGCAGGAACTTTAAACGATGAGCGAAACAATGGATTAAAAATTGGTTCCGTTGGTAAACCTTTAGAGGGCATAGCAATTAAAATTGCGAATGATGGAGAAATTTTAATGAAGGGTGATCATATTATGTTAGGTTACTTTAAAAATAAAGAACTCACAGACAAAACCATTATTAAAAACTATTTACATACAGGAGATATTGGAGAGATTGATAAAAATGGTTTTTTATCTATCACAGGTAGAAAAAAAGAAATGTTTAAAACCTCTGGAGGTAAATATATTGCTCCAGCAGTTTTAGAAAGTGAGTTTAAACAATCTAGATTTATAGAACAGATTATGGTAGTTGGCGAGAATCAAAAAATGCCAGCAGCTATTATTCAACTAAACTTTGAATTTCTTAAAGAATGGGCAAATCGTCATCAGTATAAAATTGATGAATTTCATTCTAATGAAAAAGTGACAGCAAGAATTCAAAAAGAGATCGATTTTTACAATAATAAATTTGGAAAATGGGAAAAAATTAAAAGGTTTGAGTTAACACCTGATGAATGGACAATAGATGATGGATTATTAACACCAACCTTGAAGATTAAAAGGAATAATATTCGCGATAAATACAATAACCTCTATGAAAAAATATACAATTAA
- a CDS encoding YebC/PmpR family DNA-binding transcriptional regulator gives MGRAFEFRKARKMKRWSAMAKTFTRIGKDIVMAVKEAGPNPDTNSRLRAVIQNAKAANMPKDNVERAIKKASDKDTADYKEVLFEGYAPHGIAVLIETATDNNNRTVANVRAAFNKCDGNLGTSGSVSFMFDHTCNFTIKKEDISIDMEELELELIDFEVEEVFDDEEGVIIYAPFEQFGALQSYFEDNNIEILSSGFERIPTTTVKLNDDQKADVEKLLEKLEEDDDVNSVYHSMEES, from the coding sequence ATGGGTAGAGCATTTGAGTTTAGGAAAGCACGTAAAATGAAACGTTGGTCAGCAATGGCTAAAACATTTACCAGAATTGGTAAAGACATTGTTATGGCTGTAAAAGAGGCAGGTCCTAATCCAGATACTAACTCAAGATTAAGAGCAGTTATTCAAAATGCAAAGGCAGCAAACATGCCTAAAGACAATGTAGAACGTGCTATAAAAAAAGCTTCTGATAAAGATACTGCAGATTATAAAGAAGTTTTGTTTGAAGGCTATGCTCCACATGGAATTGCTGTACTTATTGAAACTGCCACAGATAACAATAATAGAACTGTAGCTAACGTAAGAGCTGCATTTAATAAATGTGATGGAAATCTAGGAACTTCAGGTTCTGTATCGTTTATGTTCGATCATACTTGTAACTTCACAATCAAGAAAGAAGATATTTCTATTGACATGGAAGAACTTGAACTTGAATTAATTGACTTTGAAGTTGAAGAGGTTTTTGATGATGAAGAAGGTGTGATAATTTACGCTCCTTTTGAACAATTTGGTGCATTACAAAGTTATTTTGAAGACAATAATATCGAAATTTTATCATCTGGATTTGAGAGAATTCCAACAACTACAGTAAAACTAAATGACGATCAAAAAGCAGATGTAGAAAAGCTTTTAGAAAAATTAGAGGAAGATGATGATGTAAACTCTGTATATCATTCAATGGAGGAATCTTAG
- a CDS encoding acetate/propionate family kinase, giving the protein MKILVLNAGSSSLKYQVIDMPSEEVKCVGLVERIGMEDAIFTHEIENQKQSETLPILNHETGLKKIAATLLDSKIGVINNVEEIEAVGHRVVHGGNKFNKTTIVNKEVKDNIRELFSLAPLHNPANLTGIEIAETIFTSAKQIAIFDTAFHQTMPKEAYQYAIKNEFLENYNIRAYGFHGTSHKYVSEKARAYLGIKNAKNIITIHLGNGCSMSAIKDGKSIENSLGFGPMNGLIMGTRSGDIDQSVIFYLMKKLNKTPDEVASLLNKESGMLGLTGYSDLREISEQAENGSVDCKNALDLAGYRIRKYIGNYAAVLNGLDAIIFTAGIGENSALMRALACKNLSFFGIELDEEKNSKREKGIREIQTEQSKAKILVIPTNEEIEIAKQTYNLLQEI; this is encoded by the coding sequence ATGAAAATATTAGTTTTAAATGCTGGTTCTTCTTCTTTAAAATATCAAGTTATAGATATGCCATCTGAAGAGGTTAAATGTGTTGGTTTAGTGGAAAGAATTGGTATGGAAGATGCTATTTTTACTCATGAAATAGAAAACCAAAAACAATCTGAAACATTACCTATTTTAAACCATGAAACAGGGTTAAAAAAAATAGCAGCTACTTTATTAGATTCTAAAATTGGAGTAATCAATAATGTAGAAGAAATTGAAGCTGTTGGTCATAGAGTCGTTCATGGAGGAAATAAGTTTAACAAAACCACCATTGTAAATAAAGAAGTTAAAGATAATATCCGTGAATTATTCAGTTTAGCTCCTTTGCACAATCCTGCAAATTTAACAGGTATAGAAATAGCTGAAACTATTTTTACTTCTGCAAAACAAATTGCCATTTTTGATACAGCTTTTCATCAAACCATGCCTAAAGAAGCGTATCAATATGCCATAAAAAATGAATTTTTAGAAAATTATAATATTAGAGCTTATGGGTTTCATGGTACAAGTCATAAATATGTTTCTGAAAAAGCAAGAGCATATTTAGGCATTAAAAATGCTAAAAATATTATTACCATACATTTAGGAAATGGCTGCAGTATGTCTGCAATTAAAGATGGTAAAAGCATCGAAAATTCATTAGGTTTTGGCCCAATGAATGGCTTAATTATGGGAACTCGTTCTGGAGATATAGATCAATCTGTTATTTTTTATTTGATGAAAAAACTAAACAAAACTCCTGATGAAGTTGCTAGTTTACTAAATAAAGAATCTGGAATGTTAGGTCTTACTGGCTATTCAGATTTAAGAGAAATCTCTGAACAAGCAGAAAATGGCAGTGTAGATTGTAAAAATGCTTTAGATTTAGCTGGCTATAGAATTAGAAAATATATTGGTAATTATGCTGCTGTATTAAATGGTTTAGATGCTATTATTTTTACTGCTGGAATTGGTGAGAATTCAGCTTTAATGAGAGCCTTAGCTTGTAAAAACCTGTCTTTTTTTGGCATTGAGTTAGATGAAGAAAAAAACTCAAAAAGAGAAAAAGGAATTAGAGAAATTCAAACTGAACAATCTAAAGCAAAAATACTAGTAATACCAACTAATGAAGAAATTGAAATTGCTAAACAAACCTATAATTTACTTCAAGAAATATAA
- the pta gene encoding phosphate acetyltransferase, with protein MSKAIYVTTIEPNSGKSLISLGVLRMMLTKSTKVGYFRPIINKSKTDSFDNHTNTAINFFNLDLDYNDCHVYEQNEVVELLSEGKEDEIIHKIIEKYKKLEQRFDYVLVEGTDFSGEGGFTEIDVNLMVAKNLGIPVLIVGAGNGKKKKDFINTMQLTYNSFIQKEVDVIGLIANKTETDEIDYVKEQLAKSIAGDIQIDVIPNVNFLAYPTVKEVVEELNGKILFGEQFLDNAIGSFSTGAMQLRNYLTHIKNNALVITPGDRADIILGALQANSSSNYPNISGIILTGGLIPEDSIIKLIEGVQSTIPIISVEGGTFGISNKIGAVKPKIYATNSKKILLALDTFDAHVNATGLTNTLSNFNSDKLTPSMFQYNLLQRARAHKKHIVLPEGNDERIIRAAARLQLLNIVDLTLLGDKREIQAKCNQLGIQIDLEKINVLNPEDSIHNIAFGKTLYEARKHKGMTETTAQDLTTDVSYYGTLMILNGLADGMVSGAVHTTMHTIKPALQIIKTKPGVSVVSSVFFMCLSDRVSVMGDCAVNPNPNAEQLAEIAISSAQSAEAFGIEAKVAMLSYSSGSSGKGEEVEKVRKATEIVKEKQPSLKIEGPIQYDAAVDMSVAKTKMPNSDVAGQASVLIFPDLNTGNNTYKAIQRETGALAIGPMLQGLNKPVNDLSRGCTVDDIFNTVLLTAIQAEQG; from the coding sequence ATGAGTAAAGCAATTTACGTTACAACTATAGAACCCAATAGTGGAAAGTCTCTTATATCACTTGGTGTTTTAAGAATGATGCTTACCAAATCTACAAAAGTCGGCTACTTTAGACCAATCATCAACAAAAGTAAAACTGATAGTTTTGATAATCACACAAATACAGCCATCAACTTTTTTAATCTAGATTTAGATTATAATGATTGTCATGTTTATGAACAAAATGAAGTTGTAGAGCTATTAAGTGAAGGAAAAGAAGATGAAATAATTCATAAAATTATTGAGAAGTACAAAAAACTAGAACAACGATTTGATTATGTCTTAGTTGAAGGTACCGATTTTTCTGGAGAAGGTGGTTTTACTGAAATTGACGTGAACTTAATGGTTGCCAAAAACTTAGGTATACCTGTATTAATTGTAGGTGCAGGAAATGGAAAAAAGAAAAAAGACTTTATAAACACCATGCAATTAACCTACAATTCTTTTATTCAAAAAGAAGTAGATGTAATTGGTTTAATAGCAAACAAAACAGAAACAGATGAAATTGATTATGTTAAGGAACAATTGGCAAAATCAATTGCTGGAGATATTCAAATAGATGTAATTCCTAACGTTAACTTTTTAGCCTATCCTACAGTTAAAGAAGTTGTAGAAGAGTTAAATGGTAAAATTTTATTTGGAGAACAGTTTTTAGACAACGCAATTGGTAGTTTCAGTACAGGTGCTATGCAACTTAGAAATTACTTAACACACATTAAAAACAATGCACTTGTAATTACTCCTGGAGATAGAGCAGACATTATTTTAGGAGCTTTACAAGCAAATTCGTCTAGTAATTATCCAAACATATCTGGAATTATTTTAACAGGAGGTTTAATTCCTGAAGATTCTATTATAAAATTGATTGAAGGTGTGCAATCTACCATTCCAATTATTTCTGTTGAGGGTGGTACTTTTGGAATATCAAACAAAATTGGTGCTGTAAAACCAAAAATTTACGCAACCAACAGCAAAAAAATATTATTAGCTTTAGATACTTTTGATGCGCATGTAAACGCAACAGGATTAACAAATACATTGTCTAATTTTAATTCAGACAAGTTAACCCCAAGTATGTTTCAATACAACTTACTTCAAAGAGCAAGAGCACACAAAAAACACATTGTATTGCCAGAAGGAAATGATGAACGAATTATTAGAGCTGCAGCAAGATTACAACTTTTAAATATTGTTGATTTAACTTTATTAGGTGATAAAAGAGAAATTCAGGCTAAGTGCAATCAATTAGGAATTCAAATTGATTTAGAAAAAATTAATGTATTAAATCCAGAAGATTCTATTCATAATATAGCCTTTGGAAAAACCCTTTATGAAGCAAGAAAACATAAAGGAATGACAGAAACAACTGCTCAAGATTTAACAACAGATGTATCTTATTATGGCACATTAATGATTTTAAATGGTTTAGCAGATGGTATGGTTTCTGGAGCTGTACACACAACTATGCATACCATAAAACCTGCACTACAAATCATAAAAACAAAACCTGGAGTTTCCGTGGTTTCTTCTGTATTCTTTATGTGTTTATCAGATAGAGTTTCTGTTATGGGTGATTGTGCTGTAAACCCAAATCCTAATGCAGAACAATTGGCTGAAATTGCAATTTCATCTGCACAATCTGCAGAAGCTTTTGGTATTGAAGCAAAAGTGGCAATGTTGTCTTACTCTTCAGGAAGTTCAGGTAAAGGCGAAGAAGTAGAAAAGGTAAGAAAAGCTACAGAAATTGTAAAAGAAAAACAACCAAGCTTAAAAATAGAAGGCCCTATACAATATGATGCAGCTGTAGACATGTCTGTAGCTAAAACTAAAATGCCAAATTCAGATGTTGCTGGTCAAGCCTCAGTATTAATTTTTCCTGATTTAAATACAGGTAATAATACTTATAAAGCAATTCAAAGAGAAACTGGAGCACTAGCTATTGGCCCGATGTTACAAGGACTTAATAAACCAGTAAATGACTTAAGTAGAGGCTGTACAGTAGATGATATTTTTAATACAGTTTTATTAACAGCAATTCAAGCAGAACAAGGATAA
- a CDS encoding acyl-CoA carboxylase subunit beta produces MDINFNKNEDYNKLLVSDLKKRFAHVKLGGGQKRIDKLHAKGKMTARERVDYLLDNNTKSIEIGAFAGDDMYEEHGGCPSGGVIVKIGYIKGKQCIVVANDATVKAGAWFPITGKKNLRAQEISIENKLPIIYLVDSAGVYLPMQDEIFPDKEHFGRIFRNNAVMSSMGITQISAVMGSCVAGGAYLPIMSDEALIVDKTASIFLAGSYLVKAAIGESIDNETLGGATTHCEISGVTDYKAKDDKDALDKIKFIVDKIGDFDKAGFSKTESFEPKENQDDIFGILPKERNAQYDMLEIIKRLVDKSEFEQYKEGYGQTILTGYARIDGWAVGIVANQRKLVKTTSSKTKPTEMQFGGVIYNDSADKATRFIANCNQKKIPLVFLQDVTGFMVGSKSEHGGIIKDGAKMVNAVSNSVVPKFTIVIGNSYGAGNYAMCGKAYDPNLIVAWPSAELAVMSGNSAAKVLLQIETASLKKKGEEITPEKEAELYKEIKSRYDKQISPYYAAARIWTDAVINPLDTRTWISMGIEAANHAPIEKKFNMGVLQV; encoded by the coding sequence ATGGATATTAACTTCAATAAAAACGAAGATTACAATAAACTTTTAGTTTCAGATTTAAAAAAACGTTTTGCCCACGTAAAACTAGGTGGTGGTCAGAAAAGAATAGATAAACTTCATGCCAAGGGTAAAATGACTGCTCGTGAACGAGTAGATTATTTATTAGACAATAATACTAAATCGATTGAGATAGGCGCTTTTGCAGGTGATGATATGTATGAAGAACATGGAGGATGCCCTTCAGGAGGTGTTATTGTAAAAATTGGCTATATTAAAGGAAAGCAATGTATTGTTGTTGCAAATGACGCTACTGTTAAAGCTGGTGCATGGTTCCCTATTACAGGAAAGAAGAATTTAAGAGCTCAAGAAATATCAATAGAAAATAAATTACCAATTATTTACTTAGTAGATTCTGCAGGAGTTTATTTACCAATGCAAGATGAAATTTTTCCAGACAAAGAACATTTTGGTCGTATTTTTAGAAATAATGCTGTAATGAGTTCAATGGGTATTACTCAAATTTCTGCAGTCATGGGTAGCTGTGTTGCAGGTGGTGCATACCTACCTATTATGAGTGATGAAGCCTTAATTGTAGACAAAACTGCTAGTATATTTTTAGCAGGAAGTTATTTAGTAAAAGCTGCTATTGGAGAAAGTATTGACAACGAAACTTTAGGTGGAGCAACTACACATTGTGAAATTTCTGGAGTTACAGACTACAAAGCCAAAGATGATAAAGACGCTTTAGATAAAATAAAATTTATAGTTGATAAAATAGGCGATTTTGATAAAGCAGGTTTTAGTAAAACAGAATCTTTTGAGCCTAAAGAAAATCAAGATGATATTTTTGGAATTCTACCAAAAGAAAGAAATGCGCAATATGATATGTTAGAAATCATAAAGCGTTTGGTAGATAAATCTGAATTTGAACAATACAAAGAAGGTTATGGACAAACCATTTTAACAGGTTATGCAAGAATTGATGGTTGGGCTGTTGGTATAGTAGCAAATCAAAGAAAATTGGTTAAAACAACCTCATCTAAAACCAAGCCTACAGAAATGCAATTTGGTGGTGTAATTTATAATGATTCAGCTGATAAAGCCACACGTTTTATAGCCAACTGTAATCAGAAAAAAATACCACTGGTATTTCTACAAGATGTTACTGGTTTTATGGTAGGTTCTAAATCTGAACATGGAGGAATTATTAAAGATGGTGCAAAAATGGTAAATGCAGTTAGTAACTCTGTAGTACCTAAATTTACTATCGTTATTGGTAATTCATATGGTGCAGGAAATTACGCTATGTGTGGTAAAGCTTACGACCCAAATTTAATTGTAGCTTGGCCAAGTGCTGAATTAGCGGTTATGAGTGGTAATTCTGCTGCAAAAGTTTTATTACAAATAGAAACAGCATCACTTAAAAAGAAAGGTGAAGAAATTACACCAGAAAAAGAAGCAGAGTTATATAAAGAAATAAAATCAAGATATGACAAGCAGATTTCTCCTTATTATGCTGCTGCAAGAATTTGGACAGATGCTGTAATAAATCCTTTAGATACCAGAACTTGGATTTCTATGGGTATTGAAGCTGCAAACCATGCTCCTATTGAGAAAAAATTTAATATGGGTGTTTTACAAGTCTAA
- a CDS encoding helix-turn-helix domain-containing protein gives MTIEDEYIRLIFGLKLKQIRTEKNLSLFGLAKLSGLSKSYLNEIEKGKKYPKTDKILLLSESLEVSYDNLVSLKLDKNLAPIGEILQSKILKEIPLELFGIKENNLIDIIANAPAKVNAFISTVIKIAQNYNLTRESFFLASLRSYQEAHNNYFEDIENDVEKFAKSYHINLSKRIKSEDLEEILIEEFNYKINTNELTKHKHLEGLRNIYIPTKKLLFIDPKISEEQKTFIYAKELAYNFLKIDQRLYTFPWINFENFDQVLNNFIASYFAGALIIPRKNLTEKLSNFFELEEWNSLKLHQIIKGFNCSQETFYQRLTNILPKYFNIKNLFFLRFTHLENSAEYRLNKELHITQQQTPHANRNNEHYCRRWASIKTIKALENSNKDRSTFGVQISSYVNQKNEYLVLSSAAQDPFKKNISRSVSLGLLLTPQLKKKINFLNDTTFPKQTVGVTCETCSVKNCEDRVASPSRLLKKEKYEEIAKTVDEIIKSYS, from the coding sequence ATGACAATAGAAGATGAATACATTCGATTAATTTTTGGACTTAAACTCAAACAAATAAGAACAGAGAAAAACTTATCACTATTTGGTTTAGCAAAACTATCTGGCTTATCAAAATCTTATTTGAATGAAATAGAAAAAGGAAAGAAATATCCAAAGACCGATAAAATTCTATTATTATCTGAGAGTCTTGAAGTTTCTTATGACAACTTAGTATCTCTAAAACTCGATAAGAACTTAGCTCCAATTGGAGAAATTCTGCAGTCTAAAATCTTAAAAGAAATTCCTCTTGAACTTTTTGGCATTAAAGAGAATAATTTAATAGATATTATTGCAAATGCTCCTGCAAAAGTGAATGCCTTTATTAGTACTGTTATTAAGATAGCTCAAAACTACAACTTAACTAGAGAAAGTTTCTTCTTAGCGTCTTTGCGCTCTTATCAAGAAGCGCACAATAACTATTTTGAAGATATTGAAAATGATGTGGAAAAGTTTGCAAAATCCTATCATATAAATTTATCAAAAAGAATAAAATCTGAAGATTTAGAAGAAATATTAATAGAGGAATTTAACTATAAAATAAACACTAACGAGTTAACAAAACATAAGCATTTAGAAGGATTACGTAACATTTACATTCCAACCAAGAAATTACTTTTTATTGATCCAAAAATATCTGAAGAGCAAAAAACGTTTATTTACGCAAAAGAGTTAGCCTACAATTTTTTAAAAATTGATCAACGTTTATATACTTTTCCATGGATAAATTTTGAGAATTTTGATCAGGTTCTAAATAATTTTATTGCTTCTTATTTTGCTGGAGCTCTAATTATTCCAAGAAAAAACTTGACTGAAAAGTTATCTAACTTTTTTGAATTAGAGGAATGGAACTCTTTAAAGCTTCATCAAATTATAAAAGGTTTTAATTGTTCTCAAGAAACGTTTTATCAGCGTTTAACAAATATTCTTCCTAAATATTTTAATATTAAAAACCTGTTCTTTTTACGTTTTACACATTTAGAGAATTCAGCTGAATACAGATTAAACAAAGAACTACACATTACACAGCAACAAACGCCACATGCTAATAGAAATAACGAACACTATTGCAGAAGATGGGCATCTATTAAAACCATTAAAGCATTAGAAAACTCTAATAAAGATAGATCTACTTTTGGTGTCCAAATATCATCTTACGTCAATCAAAAAAATGAATATTTAGTACTATCATCTGCAGCACAAGATCCTTTCAAAAAGAATATAAGTAGAAGTGTTAGTCTTGGATTGTTATTAACTCCTCAGTTAAAAAAGAAAATTAATTTTTTAAATGATACTACTTTTCCGAAGCAAACTGTTGGAGTTACTTGCGAAACTTGTTCTGTTAAAAATTGCGAAGATCGAGTTGCATCACCTAGCAGATTACTTAAAAAGGAAAAGTATGAAGAAATTGCAAAAACTGTTGATGAAATTATAAAATCTTACAGTTAA
- the aceB gene encoding malate synthase A, whose amino-acid sequence MYEQVISRAIDFEGFEKEAYKSILTPEAQTFLIKLHAKFNQQRLNLLEAREIEQAYFDAGNYPTFPKETETIRNSNWLCAPLPEDLLDRRVEITGPVDRKMVINALNSGAKTFMADFEDSNSPSIENNLNGQLNLRDANLGTISFYNVQKNKSYQINDETATLLVRPRGLHLNEKHFKIEGIPMSGSLVDFGLYFFHNIKTLIEKGSATYFYLPKLEHYLEARFWNDVFAFAQNELGIPQKTIKATVLVETITASFQLDEIIYELRNHMAGLNCGRWDYIFSYIKKFRNHSNFMVPNRDQVTMSTPFMKAYSLRVIQRCHKRGVHAMGGMAAQIPIKNDEMANQAAFKKVINDKEQEVKNGHDGTWVAHPGLVSVALAVFNENMPTKNQIHVKRNDLNITEANLVELPIGTITEEGIRKNINVGILYVESWLRGNGAAAIYNLMEDAATAEISRTQVWLWLHNNIKINNDETFDVAMYQKLKNEEIEKIKNLVGETSFKEGRFPLAIELFDDLVLSKDYKEFLTLEAYNYI is encoded by the coding sequence ATGTATGAACAAGTAATTTCTAGAGCAATCGATTTTGAAGGTTTTGAAAAAGAAGCCTACAAATCAATTTTAACACCAGAAGCACAAACTTTTTTAATTAAACTTCATGCTAAGTTTAATCAGCAAAGATTAAACTTATTAGAAGCAAGAGAAATTGAACAGGCTTATTTTGATGCTGGTAATTATCCAACTTTTCCAAAAGAAACAGAAACCATTAGAAACTCTAATTGGCTTTGTGCTCCTTTACCTGAAGATTTATTAGATAGACGTGTAGAAATTACAGGACCTGTAGATCGTAAAATGGTAATTAATGCATTGAATTCTGGAGCTAAAACCTTTATGGCAGATTTTGAAGATAGTAATTCTCCAAGTATCGAAAATAATTTGAATGGGCAGCTAAACTTAAGGGATGCAAACTTGGGTACAATTAGTTTCTATAACGTACAAAAGAACAAAAGCTATCAAATAAATGATGAAACTGCAACTTTATTAGTTAGGCCTAGAGGATTGCACTTAAATGAAAAACATTTTAAAATTGAAGGTATACCAATGTCTGGTTCTTTAGTAGATTTTGGATTGTACTTCTTTCATAATATTAAAACTCTAATTGAAAAAGGCTCAGCAACCTATTTCTATTTACCAAAATTAGAACACTATTTAGAAGCTCGTTTTTGGAATGATGTTTTTGCATTTGCTCAGAATGAATTGGGTATACCTCAAAAAACGATTAAAGCAACTGTTTTAGTAGAAACAATTACTGCAAGTTTTCAGTTAGATGAAATAATTTACGAATTACGAAATCATATGGCTGGATTAAATTGTGGTAGATGGGATTACATTTTTTCTTACATCAAAAAATTTAGAAATCATTCTAATTTTATGGTGCCTAATAGAGATCAGGTAACTATGAGTACTCCATTTATGAAGGCTTATTCTTTAAGAGTTATTCAAAGATGTCATAAAAGAGGGGTGCATGCAATGGGTGGAATGGCTGCACAAATCCCGATTAAAAATGACGAAATGGCTAATCAAGCTGCATTTAAAAAAGTCATAAATGATAAAGAGCAAGAAGTTAAAAATGGTCATGATGGAACTTGGGTTGCTCATCCTGGTTTAGTTAGTGTAGCATTGGCTGTTTTTAATGAAAATATGCCAACTAAAAATCAAATTCATGTAAAAAGGAATGATTTAAACATCACAGAAGCTAATCTTGTAGAGTTGCCAATAGGGACAATTACTGAAGAAGGAATTCGTAAAAATATTAATGTTGGAATTTTATATGTAGAAAGTTGGCTTAGAGGAAATGGGGCTGCTGCTATTTATAATTTAATGGAAGATGCTGCAACTGCTGAGATTTCTAGAACTCAAGTATGGCTTTGGTTACATAATAATATTAAGATTAATAATGATGAAACTTTTGATGTAGCTATGTATCAAAAACTAAAAAATGAAGAAATAGAAAAGATTAAAAATTTAGTGGGTGAGACTTCTTTTAAAGAAGGAAGATTTCCTTTAGCAATAGAATTGTTTGATGATTTAGTGCTATCTAAAGATTACAAAGAATTCTTAACCTTAGAAGCTTATAATTATATATAA